The Gadus morhua chromosome 10, gadMor3.0, whole genome shotgun sequence genome segment ATCTCATCACTCATCATATCATTCAACATCTGCTTTTGGATGTTAAACGTTCAGCAGCTTCAGAATAAATTGTTTTCTAAGGATTTTTCAAAAAATTCTACTACaggttttggtttggttttgtgtTACTTGCCAAATAGCTAGCATCAATTTTTTCTAACTCTTGTTTAAAGCCCGTAAAACGGCAGACTAACAGACCCGTGTCTGATGTGCAAGAAACACAAACCAGGGGCATGCTTTTTTCTGATTAAAACCACACTATCGAGCGGGCTTGGAACTAGGCCTCGGAATTTGCCTGGACTATCTGGAGTGCAACGCTaaagtggagaggaggagaagagaaggtacattgttttttttactcacCTGCAAAAACTGTTATATAAAGAGATAAAATAACTATTAAAATAactgtatatacatatagtGTATACAATTATGAGGGTGTAATCAAAAGTAACTAATACCTCTGGTTTGAAAAGGTGATTGACAATAAGGTTAAGTCTGGAAAATATATTACAATGTAACCTTTAAAACTGCTGCCAGAGCCAGACCTAATTTGATCGGTAGATAAAGAGAAGGCAAAAGAGACATAGCTAGATAGATAAGAGAAAGATAGATGTGGTTCGATTTGATCGGCTCATAACAATGAAAACAGGGCGCTTATTTTGAGTTGAATAACCAGGAGTTGTACCCGCTTGACGCAGAAAGTTTAGTGCAGTTGTTGCGACGGGCTATTTAATCGCAGATAGACTGCATTTTAAAAAATCGGCACAGCCCTATACTCAACAACAACCCAGGAATCACTGACGCTATCGAAGCAACCCATGGCGCCGTCTGGTCCGCGTTACCTGCGAGACCCCCGGCCAGGCAGATGGAGGCTGGGTGGGCGCTGGAACGGCCGTCGGGGCTCAGCAGGCCGCAGAGGACGGTGTAGGGGATGAAGTAGAGCGTGTAGCCCGGGACGTCCCTCAGCACCAtggccccggccccccggtACAGCCCCGGGAGCCCCTCGCTCCGCAGGATGCTGCTCACACAGTGGACGGGGCCCCGATAGAGGCGCCGGTCGGCCACGCCCACCGACCCCAGCTGGACGCTCCCGCCCCCTGCTGCGCTCCCCGCCAACTGGAGGTTCGCTGGACAacgggaggaggaaggaagggaaaaCGTCTTGTTTGGTTTTTGTgtgaaacaaatacagtacCAAGTTACAAGAGGTGCAAGAGGGCTTGACAATTGAAATGTCGAGTCTGTCTATTCTAATGTCGCTAAGcgtatatttatttgtttacaaatattattttttatgttttggatgtatacacacacacacacgcgcgcgcacacacaaatgaacacatttaAGGGAATGAAAGAAGATGAAACTGTCACAACTTCAGCAAGGCTTTTGTATTTCAGCtgtctgtttcctgttttgccACATTAACTCCTGTCATTTCAGACTCTACTATTCCCTCCTGCTCTGCATTACCTGCTGTTTTCATTCACCTGGCCTGCCACACCCCCATATTCCTCACCTGCTCCTCATCAGCCCCTCAGTATATGTACCGGTCCATTTCCCTCAGTTCTTTGCCAGATTGTCTAGTGTGTTACCTAGCTCTCCCGCGTCTTCTCATTCTGAACCTGAACTTGCCTGCTCGTGTATCGACCTGCCTTTTTGGACTTTGGACCTtcccttttgcctgctcctaccTGGTTTGATCTCTGCTTGGAATAAACACTTTCTTCACCTGAACTGTTTCTCTTGTCGTGCTATTGGGTTCTCGTCTGCCATTTTGTGAAACCTGACAGAAACAAGAAACTGTAAAAATGGGTTAGGggctttattattttttgggtTAAAATAATAAAGCTACTAAATGTTTATAATAATTACATGTGCTCACTGTTTTAAAAACCTATAAATGAAAGTCATGAATTTGGTAAGAGAGAACTGCACATGTTTATGATGATAGTTAAAGTATCCCTGTTGTTAGAGTGTATCACTGTCCACAGGTATCAAACATTGAACATGTAGAAACTACAAACTGTTAAAATTGGTTGGATAGAGGTATGTCCTGGACTGGACCACATAAAAAGGTTTAATTTCTCCTACATGGCTGTGTTCAGTTTAGTGCCTTGATACACGATCCATAATCTACCACTTGTAGATTTACCTCTGTTCTTAAAATGGACGCCACATAAAGAATATACTGAATAATTGTATAGATAGGTTCACTGCAAACAAACCTTTCTTTGTTGCAGTTTGACAACCTTAGGTTaagggacaaacacacagagaagacaaagagaagggggaaaagaaagagagagtgacacacaaatagtgacagacggatggatcgacacacacagacattcagagacagatggacacacacacacacacacacacacacacacacacacacacacacacacacacacacacacacacacacacacacacacacacacacacacacacacacacacacacacctgcgagGACCGTCTGGGTCTGCATCTGCAGGCGGATCTTGACCAGGTCGACGGGGGCGCCCAGGCCTACGGACATCAGACCGGTGAGGGCGCTGGCCACCGTCAGGTCCAGCATGCCACAGGGCTGCAGCTCGTTGCCATAGCGATACTTGCTGATTACCCGCTGGGTGTTGCTGAAGAAGCCGAACACCAGCGAGTTGTAGACCGTGACGCTGGCTAGAGGGAATGACATGCCCTTAAAGAATCCTGTCACCTGGAAGAAACACAGGAGATTAGCTGGTTAGGACTAGTCACTAATCACTGAGACTAGCTGGTTAGGATTAGTCACTAACTAACTTAAAACATGGCCGTAAATAATCCTGACATCTGGAAGAAACACGGTAGACTAGCTGGTTAGGACTAGTCGCTAACTAACTAACAAACTAAAGGCATGCCCTTAATGAATCCTGACACCTGGAAGAGCAAGTAGAGAAGATACAAGGAGAAGAACAAGTAGTTGACACAGGAGATAAGATAGTTAGGACTAACTAGTTGTAATTAGGTATCAGGATTATGGAACTTGTAAATCTGAGCTATGAGGTGTGAAACATGGTTTCACACCTCATAGCTCAGATTTCATGCTTTGTAGGAAATCctgtgtttgcgagtgtgtgtgtgtgtgtgtgtgtgtgtgtgtgtgtgtgtgtgtgtgtgtgtgtgtgtgtgtgtgtgtgtgtgtgtgtgtctgaagaaaGACCGAAGCAAACACTACAAATAATAAGGCAACAGACAGCGAAAGACAGGTGAACGAGAAAAaaagagcgggagagacagagggaacaaCAAGCTGACTGAAATAGACAACCGGGAGGAAGTATTGTGCTCCTTACGGTCTCCTTCCTGTAGATGGTCAGGATACAGTGGAGTGTGTTCCGGTAGCTGTTCCCCGCTTGGAGGCGTGTCTGGCGGGAAACCATATTTAACCAGTGTCAGAAACCTTAAAACGATACTCATCATTTCCCTAAGACTACAGGAGAAATATAACTATGTATTTATGATGGCACTACGTTTTCAGTTtgagaacaataaaaaaataaataataataataataataatctgattTATAGgtgatttaaaaacaaaaaagatacATATGAACGACAATTTTTCTTAAATGCTGACCTAAAAGAACAGTCCACATTGTGTTCTCTTATGGATTGACACACATGTATCGACCTTTGTGTTTCCTAGCGGTTGGCCTGAGTGAAAGAGCTTCTTCATACCTTAACCGTGTCCAGGGGGTGTCCCACCACCACGCTGGACGCCCCTGGAACCAAGCCAAAGAGTTACATTTCACCCCAAACACACCACCGCTATTTAAAGACATTCAGATTAActatgtagggttagggttggtgtCTGGTGTTTAAATTCTCTTATCCCACACAACTTGCAAAATGTGGTTGTTATACTGAAACGTGACGAAACACAAATGTTTCTTTAAGCCATCAGTGACAGGCCTCCATGGAGCAAGGAAACAATGTATCACTTGCCACAGAATCTTAAAAGTGTGTAAAACTACGCCTCCTTGAGGACACCATCCGCACTTGTCTATACATTCAGAGTTCAGAATATAGAACGTCAACATGCAACACTGAAACTCTGGGACCCCGTTAACACCTCAATATCAAATTCATCCATGACAGAACCTTTTAGCGGAATATCGGATACACGTTGTTTAATTAGCCAATATGTATATATGATTCTGGTTTTTGAGGGGTTGGTCAATGTAACGTTACCCCCTATTTCTTTAAAAGGATATATAAGGACAGTGCACGCGCGAAAATCACTTTTAAACAAATCAACATTTATTTGAAGAACACCAGACATGATTATAGATCAAAGATCATCATCAATCatcaaagatttttttttccaattagCATGTAAACTCAAATTCAGTCAATTACAGTTATATTTGGTTACGTTGCGTAACACATGGCCATAACAACAAGGCGTCACACGGGGGATTGAGAGGCTCTGTTGGTTGACTCACCCCCAATCCATCCTGCGATGAAATCGTCTAAATGAATAAAACTCATTTTTGGTTTGCTGTGGCCAATTCCCTGTTTTTGTAGACTCAAAGCAGACTCAAAATGCTGCTGAACTTAACGGCAAAGTTCGATCAGGCGGAGAGTTTCGCTCTCTGAGAATGTCTTCAACCAAGCGCCAGTTGTTGGCACATACACACTTTCAAAGCAAAGGACCTTATAGTTTAACTAAATAGGGAGGATGATGGGTGGAGAGAGCTAATTCAATGCCATTGGTGAGGCAGCCGGAGAGTAGGCTCCGGGttattctgaccaatcagagaggcGTACTGGTGTAATGCAGTTTTGATGGCCAATCGGTGTTGAAGGATCTGAAACGATACCGAGCTCCCTCTCTGTATGGAAATGAGCCACGAGGCCATGAAAATAATGTAaatacaagagagagagaaaaaaaaatatatataaattgtaaaagaaaaaaaaaaacttttaatgTTTATAATGATTTAAATAATTTCGCTTTTACAAATGGAGACTTGGTTAAGTTTAATTTCTACTTTATCGTAGGTTTTCCAGCTATTGAAATGTATATTTTCGAGCCATTTCACTTGTGTGCTGCAAGATGCATAACGAATTGCTTCTCCTACTACAGCATACTACTTTTCTGCGTTATGTTTTATTCCATGCAACCAAGGTCTTCCTCCCACTGATCGACACCTGCTCCACCGATGTGTCACCGATAACTGACCCTTCCCCAACCTATAATCATGGAAATGTACTATGGAAAAGTACcatggcacccccccccccccccccccccccccccccccacacacacacacacacacacacacacacacacacacactcacacactcacacacttaacTTAACCTTACAGCATTGGGAAGTTAAACTCCTACACTTGTTTCCAGAGCATTACTAAATAGTAACTTATCCTTTCAAGGACAactgaacaaaacaaaataaatgtaagGCAACATTGTAAACAATCCCATCTAACAATATTTAAATGAGATGCTAACCTTCACTGCTAACTGATCCCTATAATGCACTGATAAGACCCTTATTGGATAATAGTTAGTTATTAAGTATCAAGGACAGCAATGTTACAAGATTTTGTCAATTGAGGTCATATAGTAACCAGACCAAGTTGCAAATGTGTATTCggccagagcaaataaaacatgagcttgcagatCCGTCAGTTGCAGCCGGGATGGGATAGTTGCCACTGTGACACAATGAAATAAATGTGGCCATTGACACGGCTTTAATAATTTTGTTCGCTCTATGTATATGATTTATGTTTTATTCTGTGAACTATGAGTTTTCCAGCTTAGAAAGAAAGTGCTAGCTCTTCAGCAAATGCTACAAAAGGTTTACCAGGACCTTGGTTCAACTCCAATTTCTATGTGTGTTACTGTATCCTTCAACCGGAGTGCAAGTTACGAAAAGTTGCCACATAGCCCGAAGAAGACCCCCCCCGAAAAAACATATGTGCATATTATGTATGAAAGAGCCCTATTTGTCACTGATGGTGCTTCTGTGGGCAGGAAGCAACGTATGGGGGAAGCCCCTTTCTACGTGTTCTGACTCTTGTGATCTACCATCAAGGTAATACCTGGTCttaaaataaggggtaacagatAAGACTCAAAGCCACAACCGTTGTCTGCTATACAAATTCAATTGCAGGTAAATTTGGAGTGCTAAGATGGTTAACTAGTccaaatgtcgggttgaaaagCTGTAGACCCAACCctatttgtgttggtgtgtgtgggggtgttttacGTGTCTCTGGGCTGCTCGTGTTTTTCTTCAGTAGATGACTCCATGCGTTGCGGCCTCAGTAAACTGCGTTAGATTACATCTGGAGTCGTCATTCAGCTGTCATGGCAACGCTTCTGCATCCATCATCTCAATCACGTTAGATCAGCCACAACCTAAACAAACCCAGACCTACACCATATTCTACACACATCAAAACTAataacacagacatacacaaatacaatataatataaaataatgtcatagaatagaacagaatattataatagaatataaaaaaatatattaaaaaaaatcatgaatatATGTTGGCTCCTCTACTTAATTCCGTTATTTGGATAGGAAATTGTAGGGCTTGGGTGTTTTACTCCCAGCAAAGGATAAAGGGTTCGATCTCCAATGTCGGCAGCCTAACTTGTTGTCATCCTTGAACCAGCTGCCCTAACCCATTACATGTCCCTTAATCAAAAGAGAGTCTGCTACATTCATgaataatacatagaaataaaATAGGAAAAGGACACTACTTGAATATGGTCATGCATCAGGCAGTTTTTAACAATTATATTCCATTCGTACGGATGTTCTCGGATCAGCTTTGTTTTGCCTGTAAATTCTAAGGACTGTGCAGGGGTTAATAAATTCAGCTCTGAGAAGAGAAGAGCTGAACATTCCTGCAAAATATCTGAACAAATAGGCCCAACGTGTGCTATGCTTACGTCTGGTAAACAGAACAAAACAATACCGACCATGGGACCATTTGGAAGGGAGAAAATGaatgagcgagagacagagagagagagagagagagagagagagagagagagagagagagagagagagagagagagagagagagagagagagagagagagagagagagagagagagcgagagagagagagtgaaagctgaaagaaagtgagagaggattGTGAAGCACCGTCAGAAAAGAGAAATCTTGGGGCAATTTGAAATGAATATGAAAAGTAACTGACTGTCTCGCTTctgcaatacatttgacatgACAAGGTGACATTATTGCAGGGCAAGCTGTCAATTACCAAGATGCAAGTACACttagatagacagagacaggctCCAGGTCCGAAGCCTAATTGATTCTACCCTGAAGGATGAACCTATACGGGAGCTCAGTCTGCAGAATTTAGGGTAAATTGTACCAGCTAAAATATTTGCTCCTCCTAGCCTTGGCCGCATAACAGCACTTAAATAATGTAATATTAATGGTAGCCCAGAGCACGTTCAAACAGAACCACATGGTGGCAGGTCCTAATGGACTAATCTGTTCAGGCCAGGCGGTCATTTTAGTTTTCTGGCTTCTTGGTTGTCGAGACAGGTGCATGTGACATGGACAACACGTTAGCAGCCTACCAACCACCCGACATCGTCTTGACGACCTCCTGGCACAACACTGGTGGTTCAAAAACATACTGAGGCCGACCTACACTTCTCCAGCACTGgcgcctctctctgtctataccGACCAGTGCATTTAAGATTTCAGAGTctttcctgcccgtggtcctttcTCCCCTCTGTCACCCATTAACTTCATGTCTATCTAACTCTATCATAAAccatacaattttaaaatacatcattaaaaaatagtataataaataaattaagatTTCAGAGTCTGAGATTCTAAGAGAAAAGTGGACCAAAGTGACTTATCT includes the following:
- the slc25a48 gene encoding solute carrier family 25 member 48 codes for the protein MSFIHLDDFIAGWIGGASSVVVGHPLDTVKTRLQAGNSYRNTLHCILTIYRKETVTGFFKGMSFPLASVTVYNSLVFGFFSNTQRVISKYRYGNELQPCGMLDLTVASALTGLMSVGLGAPVDLVKIRLQMQTQTVLAANLQLAGSAAGGGSVQLGSVGVADRRLYRGPVHCVSSILRSEGLPGLYRGAGAMVLRDVPGYTLYFIPYTVLCGLLSPDGRSSAHPASICLAGGLAGSISWVTATPADVVKSRMQADAQLHRKYTGILHCISQSYRTEGLKVFFRGASVNAIRGFPMSATMFLTYELSLKFFRSFRRHQ